The following nucleotide sequence is from Saccharothrix texasensis.
CGCGTCGGGACCCCCGGCCGGCTCGCCTGGCTGCGCGCGGGCGCCGAGCGGTCAGCCCAGCACCAGCGCGACCGGCACGGCGATGCCCCAGACGAGCATGGCCAGGCCCGTGTCGCGCAGCACGGGGATCAGGTCGCGGCCCTTGCTGCCGTTCAGCACCCGACGCGCGCCGAGCACGGCGAGCGGCAGGGCCAGGAAGCCGATCAGGGCCAGCGGCACGCGCAGGCCGATCGCCAGCGTGATCAGGAACGGGATCGAGACCAGGGCCAGGTACAGCCGGCGGGCGTCGCGGTCGCCCAGGGTGGAGGCCAGGGTCCGCTTGCCCGCCTGGACGTCGGTCGGGATGTCGCGCAGGCTGTTCGCGATCATCACACCGGTCGAGAACGCGCCCATCGCGACCGCGCCGCCGATGCCGATGCCGGTGACCTCCCCGGTCTGCACGTACAACGTGCCGAGCACCGCCGCCGGCCCGAAGAACAGGAACACGGCCAGCTCGCCCAGGCCCGAGTACCCGTACGGCTTGCGGCCACCGGTGTAGAACCACGCCGCCGCGATGCACACCGCGCCGAACGCCACCATCCAGTACCGGCCCGACAGCACCACCAGCGCCAAGCCCGCCACCGCGGCCACGCCCAGCGAC
It contains:
- a CDS encoding 1,4-dihydroxy-2-naphthoate polyprenyltransferase, with protein sequence MATVAQWVSGTRPRTLPNSIAPVLVGAGAAHHIDGFDPTRAALALVVAVALQVGVNYANDYSDGIRGTDAHRVGPFRLVGSGAADPRAVRAAAFASLGVAAVAGLALVVLSGRYWMVAFGAVCIAAAWFYTGGRKPYGYSGLGELAVFLFFGPAAVLGTLYVQTGEVTGIGIGGAVAMGAFSTGVMIANSLRDIPTDVQAGKRTLASTLGDRDARRLYLALVSIPFLITLAIGLRVPLALIGFLALPLAVLGARRVLNGSKGRDLIPVLRDTGLAMLVWGIAVPVALVLG